One Spiroplasma endosymbiont of Nebria brevicollis DNA window includes the following coding sequences:
- a CDS encoding ankyrin repeat domain-containing protein — MLCEAGAEIETTQDMIIENEIDKLPLICAIEVNNPEIIDYLLTKELHTNLETFVGDTALAAALEKDNFSLFKKLISDYNTNFNDINDYNFENLIKSCNLEALDFVLDNVEDFDLNRLVDDNSTPILTQILIHNGFSEELDQAVHIKMIEKLVKNSYDINAKDSDGNTALHYAVNSEYDDLAQYAEPLLRLEANKSIANSEGKTFFDLAKTNPNPLIKELLNNNQELGQKLEESREEKEKNLTGEFVEPQQYQNMPSTSSEYIMMAYDVLMKLSD; from the coding sequence ATGCTTTGTGAAGCAGGTGCAGAAATTGAAACAACTCAAGACATGATTATTGAAAATGAAATAGACAAATTACCGTTAATATGCGCAATTGAAGTTAATAATCCTGAAATAATTGATTATTTATTAACCAAAGAATTACATACTAACCTTGAAACTTTCGTAGGTGATACTGCTTTAGCTGCTGCTCTTGAAAAAGATAATTTTTCTTTATTTAAGAAATTAATTTCTGATTATAATACTAACTTTAATGATATCAATGATTATAATTTTGAAAACCTTATAAAAAGTTGTAATTTAGAAGCACTTGATTTTGTACTTGATAACGTTGAAGATTTTGATTTAAATCGTCTTGTTGATGATAACAGTACTCCTATTTTAACTCAAATTTTAATTCATAATGGATTTAGCGAAGAATTAGATCAAGCAGTACATATTAAAATGATTGAAAAATTAGTTAAAAATAGTTATGACATTAATGCTAAAGATAGTGACGGAAATACAGCTTTACATTATGCTGTTAATTCTGAATATGATGACCTTGCTCAATATGCTGAACCACTCTTACGTTTAGAAGCTAATAAAAGTATCGCTAATAGTGAAGGTAAAACATTTTTTGACTTAGCTAAAACCAATCCTAATCCTTTAATTAAAGAATTATTAAATAATAATCAAGAATTAGGACAAAAATTGGAAGAATCAAGAGAAGAAAAAGAAAAAAATTTGACAGGAGAATTTGTAGAACCGCAACAATACCAAAACATGCCCAGCACAAGTAGTGAATATATAATGATGGCTTATGATGTACTAATGAAGTTAAGCGACTAA
- a CDS encoding ATP-binding protein, producing the protein MKLKATTILKENASNAELNDFVANHKLTNSALEPYVHLLGKYVNSYNLCKKRETLNKCLQDVKGYRYKLVFLPNGKINLALTDCLHSINHSDQKQVYNNFWIKYYDDKLLSLSWSKNFNVVGSARIQILQYLNQSLKHKSYQGLYLHGDTGSGKTFIFILLANKLIQKNQTVCFIVWPEFVMDIKKSFKSETNTNQQIEQLKTCDLLFIDDLGGETVSAWERDELLFSILNARVLPLKTTFINSNYSINDLYEHYHLRSNKSEEIKVKRLLERIQTLTLPIELNRENLDIIITKEDNTTQVEIVSPTT; encoded by the coding sequence ATGAAACTAAAAGCAACGACAATTTTAAAAGAAAATGCTAGTAATGCTGAACTTAATGATTTTGTAGCAAACCATAAATTAACTAACAGTGCATTAGAACCTTATGTTCATTTATTAGGTAAATATGTTAATAGTTATAATTTATGTAAGAAACGTGAAACGTTAAATAAATGTTTACAAGATGTTAAAGGTTATCGTTATAAATTAGTTTTTTTACCTAATGGTAAAATTAACTTAGCATTAACTGACTGTTTACATTCAATTAACCATTCTGATCAAAAACAAGTTTATAATAATTTTTGAATTAAGTATTATGATGACAAATTATTATCTCTATCTTGAAGTAAAAATTTTAATGTCGTTGGTAGTGCTCGTATTCAAATTCTCCAATATCTAAATCAATCTTTAAAACATAAAAGTTATCAGGGATTATATTTACATGGTGATACAGGCAGTGGCAAAACTTTTATTTTTATTTTACTAGCTAACAAACTAATTCAAAAAAATCAAACTGTTTGTTTTATTGTCTGACCAGAATTTGTCATGGATATTAAAAAAAGCTTTAAAAGTGAAACAAATACTAACCAGCAAATTGAACAATTAAAAACTTGTGATTTATTATTCATTGATGACTTAGGTGGTGAAACAGTTAGCGCTTGGGAACGTGATGAACTATTATTCAGTATTCTTAATGCTCGCGTCTTACCTCTAAAAACCACTTTTATTAATTCTAATTATAGTATTAATGATTTATATGAGCATTACCATTTACGAAGTAATAAATCCGAAGAAATTAAAGTTAAACGTTTATTAGAACGAATTCAAACTTTGACTTTACCGATTGAATTAAATCGTGAAAACTTGGATATTATTATCACTAAAGAAGATAACACTACACAAGTAGAAATAGTTAGTCCTACCACATAA
- a CDS encoding phosphoglycerate kinase produces MNKKTLKDLDFKNKKVLVRFDFNVPLDNGKITDDTRINAAIETIKYLQQQDAKIIMLSHLGRVKNEDDRVKNTLAPVAKRLGEILKQQVVFINETRGKELETAINALQPKQLLLIENTRFEDLNGNKESGNDQELGKYWAHLGEVFVNDAFGTAHRAHASNVGIAANIKQSCVGLLIEKELTMLNKITMQPEHPFVAVIGGAKVSDKIDVIKQLLIKADKVLIGGGMAYTFMKALGFEIGDSLLEKDKIDTAKEIMNFGKGKLILPVDFVMAKEFKDIKGEITKDQNIKIGFEGMDIGPKTLKLFQDSLIDAKTVFWNGPVGVFEMSHFAKGTESICKTIASLKNAFTLIGGGDSAAAAVKFGYESKFSHISTGGGASLEYLEGKKLPGIEAIENK; encoded by the coding sequence ATGAATAAAAAGACTTTAAAAGATCTTGATTTTAAAAATAAAAAGGTGCTTGTTCGTTTTGATTTTAACGTACCATTAGATAATGGAAAGATTACCGATGATACGAGAATTAATGCCGCAATTGAAACTATCAAATACCTCCAACAACAAGATGCGAAAATTATTATGTTGTCACATCTAGGACGTGTAAAAAATGAAGATGACAGAGTTAAAAATACATTGGCACCTGTTGCTAAACGTTTAGGTGAAATACTAAAACAACAAGTAGTTTTCATTAACGAAACTCGTGGTAAAGAATTAGAAACTGCTATTAATGCATTACAACCCAAACAATTACTATTAATTGAAAATACTCGTTTTGAAGATTTAAATGGTAATAAAGAATCTGGTAATGATCAAGAGTTAGGAAAATATTGAGCGCACTTGGGTGAAGTTTTTGTTAATGATGCTTTTGGTACTGCTCATCGTGCTCATGCTTCTAACGTTGGCATTGCTGCTAACATCAAACAAAGCTGTGTTGGCTTACTAATTGAAAAAGAACTAACAATGCTTAACAAAATTACTATGCAACCTGAGCATCCATTTGTTGCTGTTATTGGCGGAGCCAAAGTATCAGATAAAATTGATGTTATCAAACAACTATTAATTAAAGCCGATAAAGTGCTTATTGGTGGTGGCATGGCTTATACCTTCATGAAAGCTTTAGGTTTTGAAATTGGTGATTCATTACTAGAAAAAGACAAAATTGATACTGCTAAAGAAATTATGAACTTTGGAAAAGGGAAATTAATATTACCTGTTGATTTTGTGATGGCCAAAGAATTCAAAGATATTAAAGGTGAAATAACTAAAGACCAGAACATTAAAATTGGCTTTGAAGGAATGGACATTGGCCCTAAAACTTTAAAATTATTTCAAGATAGTTTAATTGATGCGAAAACTGTATTCTGAAATGGACCAGTTGGTGTTTTTGAAATGAGTCATTTTGCTAAAGGAACTGAAAGTATTTGTAAAACTATTGCTAGTTTAAAAAATGCCTTCACTTTAATTGGTGGTGGTGATAGTGCTGCTGCTGCTGTTAAATTTGGTTATGAATCTAAATTCAGCCATATTTCAACTGGTGGTGGGGCTTCTTTAGAATACTTAGAAGGTAAAAAACTACCTGGCATTGAAGCCATAGAAAACAAGTAA
- the gap gene encoding type I glyceraldehyde-3-phosphate dehydrogenase, with translation MATKIAINGFGRIGRLAFRQLFDKKDTEIVAINDLGNVEALAYLLQYDSAHGTWKHGKIKFDKAKNTITVDGKTIKVCQEKDPKALPWKASNVDLVIESTGRFATKDLAQAHIDAGAKKCVISAPAKGNLKTIVYNVNHDILKAEDKIISGASCTTNCLAPVVNTLEKAFGLVKGWMTTVHAATNDQRLLDLEHLDFRRGRSAMANIVPAGTGAAAAIGLVIPSVNGKLDGSAMRVPIITGSIVDLTVELKKNVTVDEVNKAMKKHSNESFGYNEDQIVSTDIIGSSFGSIFDATLTKVVEVDGKQIVKVFAWYDNEMSYVSQLVRTVLHLAKLK, from the coding sequence ATGGCAACAAAAATTGCAATTAATGGTTTCGGTCGTATCGGTCGTCTTGCCTTTCGTCAATTATTTGACAAAAAAGACACTGAAATCGTAGCTATTAACGACTTAGGAAATGTGGAGGCTCTAGCATATTTATTACAATACGACTCAGCCCACGGAACATGAAAACATGGGAAAATTAAATTTGATAAAGCAAAAAATACTATTACTGTTGATGGTAAAACTATTAAAGTTTGTCAAGAAAAAGACCCAAAGGCATTACCATGAAAAGCTAGCAATGTCGACTTAGTTATTGAATCAACAGGGCGTTTTGCCACTAAAGACTTAGCACAAGCTCATATTGATGCAGGAGCTAAAAAATGTGTTATTTCAGCACCTGCTAAAGGTAATTTAAAAACTATTGTTTACAATGTTAACCATGATATTTTAAAAGCAGAAGACAAAATTATTTCTGGTGCTTCATGTACAACTAACTGTCTTGCTCCTGTTGTAAATACTTTAGAAAAAGCATTCGGTCTTGTTAAAGGATGAATGACAACTGTTCATGCTGCAACTAATGACCAACGTTTATTAGACTTAGAACACTTAGACTTCAGAAGAGGACGTAGTGCTATGGCTAATATTGTTCCTGCTGGTACAGGTGCTGCTGCTGCGATCGGTTTAGTTATCCCTTCAGTTAATGGTAAACTAGATGGTTCAGCGATGCGTGTTCCAATCATTACTGGTTCAATTGTTGACTTAACTGTTGAATTAAAGAAAAATGTTACGGTTGATGAAGTTAACAAAGCTATGAAAAAACATAGTAATGAATCTTTTGGTTACAATGAAGACCAAATCGTTTCAACTGATATTATTGGTTCAAGTTTTGGTTCAATCTTCGATGCTACATTAACTAAAGTAGTTGAAGTTGACGGAAAACAAATTGTTAAAGTATTTGCTTGATATGATAACGAAATGTCATACGTATCACAATTAGTAAGAACAGTATTACACTTAGCAAAGCTTAAGTAA
- a CDS encoding DnaD domain protein, whose protein sequence is MNRIINDIDIFKLIQHENINTESYQTIFMLYQPLIGIEATNLYLTLIQEKTLTKRINLDFNHGRLKSLLNISTTQLLVAFQQLEAANLIKTYYYPLKSTYIYEIFSPLEADDFFANTHLNEKLLNQLGRNNYERQRFYFLNNNIEITENYINISQEENTIPQTVSLKSALNNIYSVQKQKPIPTPIYSFMKPETPTVTKVNLNATPSDFIAKHNSPIINDTVGLMQTKSPEEYLASLTKSTITSKLKMTLSTLSHDFHLSTAVINCLIEYVWFKNNKRLEPNYMIKIAQTFQENKIINIEDALKHLKMAFARSKKTPQHQFQQESLWTSQTNNSNFKPTNHTQQTNNNIKTTTMSQEEINNLLKEFDAH, encoded by the coding sequence ATGAATAGGATAATTAATGACATTGATATTTTTAAATTAATTCAACACGAAAACATAAATACTGAAAGTTACCAAACTATATTTATGTTATACCAACCACTTATTGGTATCGAAGCTACAAATTTATATTTAACTTTAATCCAAGAAAAAACATTAACAAAAAGAATTAATCTCGATTTTAACCATGGTCGACTTAAATCTTTATTAAACATTTCTACTACTCAATTATTAGTAGCATTCCAACAATTAGAAGCTGCTAACTTAATTAAAACTTATTACTATCCTTTAAAATCAACTTATATTTATGAAATTTTTAGTCCTTTAGAAGCTGATGATTTTTTTGCAAATACTCATTTAAACGAGAAATTACTAAACCAGCTAGGAAGAAACAATTACGAACGTCAAAGATTTTATTTTCTAAACAACAATATTGAGATTACTGAAAACTATATTAATATTAGTCAAGAAGAAAATACAATTCCTCAAACTGTTTCTCTAAAATCTGCCTTAAATAATATTTATTCTGTCCAAAAACAAAAACCAATTCCAACTCCTATTTATTCATTCATGAAACCTGAAACACCGACAGTTACGAAAGTTAATCTAAATGCGACACCAAGTGACTTTATTGCTAAACATAACTCTCCAATCATTAATGATACTGTTGGTTTAATGCAAACTAAATCACCTGAAGAATATTTAGCATCATTAACTAAAAGTACTATTACTAGCAAACTAAAAATGACATTATCAACATTAAGCCATGATTTTCATTTAAGTACTGCTGTAATTAATTGTTTGATTGAATATGTATGATTTAAAAATAATAAACGTTTAGAACCAAACTATATGATTAAGATTGCTCAAACTTTCCAAGAAAATAAAATCATTAATATTGAAGATGCTTTAAAACATTTAAAAATGGCTTTTGCTCGCAGTAAAAAAACACCTCAACATCAATTCCAACAAGAATCATTATGAACATCGCAAACAAACAATTCTAACTTTAAACCAACAAATCACACACAACAAACCAACAACAATATTAAAACTACAACTATGTCCCAAGAAGAAATTAATAATCTTTTAAAGGAATTTGATGCTCATTAG
- the mutM gene encoding DNA-formamidopyrimidine glycosylase produces the protein MPELPEVETVRKTLYPLLVHHKIIDVRVFMNKIIKTSKPQIFIDQIIGQTINDIQRIGKLIIFVLDDYVLLSHLRMEGKYYYQKQDTPTNWKHILLVLEFENNYQLCYHDTRQFGTFHLQPLSAYQTSKPYTNIGPEPFNKNVTTQYLQNKWKNKKQNIKASLLDQGVMSGLGNIYVDEVLFYANIHPESITNHLTLVQLQTIIDKSIMVLTKAIKLGGSSINSYTSSLGVKGYYQNSLQVHTRTNQPCFVCTTKILKTKVSTRGTYFCPHCQIKY, from the coding sequence ATGCCTGAATTACCAGAAGTTGAAACTGTTCGTAAAACCTTATATCCACTTTTAGTACATCATAAAATTATTGATGTTCGAGTTTTTATGAACAAAATTATCAAAACCTCAAAACCTCAAATCTTTATTGACCAAATTATTGGCCAAACAATTAATGATATTCAACGTATCGGAAAACTAATAATTTTCGTACTTGATGATTATGTCTTGTTAAGCCATCTGCGTATGGAAGGTAAATACTACTATCAAAAACAAGACACCCCCACCAATTGAAAACATATTTTATTAGTTTTAGAATTCGAAAATAACTATCAACTTTGTTATCATGACACAAGACAATTTGGAACTTTTCATTTACAACCCCTTAGCGCTTATCAAACTTCAAAACCATATACTAATATTGGCCCTGAACCTTTTAACAAAAACGTTACAACCCAATATTTACAAAATAAATGAAAAAATAAAAAACAAAATATTAAAGCTTCGCTCTTAGATCAAGGAGTAATGAGTGGATTAGGAAATATTTATGTTGATGAAGTACTTTTTTATGCTAATATACATCCAGAAAGTATTACTAATCATTTAACATTAGTACAACTACAAACTATTATTGATAAATCAATTATGGTCCTTACTAAAGCCATTAAATTAGGTGGCTCAAGTATCAATAGCTACACTTCTAGCCTTGGTGTTAAAGGCTATTATCAAAATTCATTGCAAGTTCATACACGAACTAACCAACCTTGTTTTGTCTGTACAACTAAAATATTAAAAACTAAAGTTAGCACACGTGGAACTTACTTTTGCCCGCACTGTCAAATCAAATATTAA
- the polA gene encoding DNA polymerase I: MKKALIIDGNNLLFKAYYATAYQGVNLHSLQGIPTNAVYAFIRMITKFLKNNNYDSVFVAFDAGKKTFRHQILDTYKGKRSATPAELIGQFALTKTFLDLAQISWGQLSNYEADDIIGTIAKNNIAKDYEIDIMSSDKDLLQLLDNNIKILNPQKGMSDLKIITTTTFESEYELLPSQVIDLKGLMGDTSDNLPGIKGIGQKTATNLLKEYKTLENIIDNVEKLKPNISKLIKANFNNGIICKHLAQLNLETPITGNLNTFQYNLNNLNSNQLQSFYNQYDMKSLMISDINGAPNKPNTNTKIKIITTWDEQWNCDINYLWLEVFGDNYNRDNLIGFAIKNDKGIFYINVAHATKCQFFHKFLQDKTLTKITWDLKKVINGALRIDLIINGIIFDHMLAAYLLYANEKIIPENIATILGLNNLTSLNSDDFYGKGVKKTIPIQEMAIAQFLESHLNFLQQSYTLLISKLKTTDNWELYQNIELPAGFALADMERNGVNVDQQQLTILTDKTLLKIKDLELQIKSMAKNDLNPNSPKQISSYLFEQLKLPDYKKGSTAFEVLVSLQDMHPFINILLEYRKLQKLYSTYLFGLQKYIFRDGKIHSIYNQVQASTGRLSSLDPNMQNISIHDEEQREVRKIFIPNIKGNKILSFDYSQIELRILAHISNDENLIQAFLENNDIHTETASKVLEISKEQVTKEQRQNAKAVNFGIVYGISGFGLSQQLKISVKEAQNFINKYFMVFPNIKVYINDVIGFCETNGYVQTIFNRRRAVTEIVNKNKNIRDFGKRIAMNMPIQGSAADILKLAMNKIYTEILNHKIKATLIAQIHDELIFEVALENVEEVITKVTNIMTNITKLKVPLVVNNSVGDNWFELK, encoded by the coding sequence ATGAAAAAAGCATTAATAATTGATGGTAACAATTTATTATTTAAAGCATACTATGCTACTGCCTATCAAGGTGTAAATCTTCATTCATTGCAAGGCATTCCAACCAATGCCGTCTATGCATTTATTCGCATGATAACGAAATTTTTGAAAAATAATAACTATGATAGTGTTTTTGTGGCATTCGATGCTGGAAAAAAAACATTTCGTCATCAAATACTAGACACATATAAAGGAAAACGTAGTGCAACGCCAGCGGAATTAATCGGACAATTCGCATTAACTAAAACCTTTTTAGATTTAGCACAAATTTCGTGAGGGCAACTCAGTAACTATGAAGCTGATGACATTATTGGCACAATTGCTAAAAATAACATCGCTAAAGATTACGAAATTGATATTATGAGTAGTGATAAAGATTTATTACAACTACTAGATAATAATATTAAAATTTTAAATCCGCAAAAAGGGATGAGCGACTTAAAAATTATTACTACCACTACCTTTGAGAGCGAATATGAATTACTACCAAGTCAAGTAATTGACTTAAAAGGATTAATGGGAGATACTTCAGATAACTTACCTGGCATTAAAGGTATTGGACAAAAAACTGCTACTAATTTATTAAAAGAATATAAAACCTTAGAAAACATTATTGATAATGTTGAAAAATTAAAACCTAATATTAGTAAACTAATAAAAGCTAATTTTAATAATGGCATTATTTGTAAACATTTAGCCCAACTTAATTTAGAAACTCCCATCACTGGTAATCTAAATACTTTTCAATATAATCTTAATAATTTAAATAGTAACCAATTACAATCATTTTACAATCAATATGATATGAAATCATTAATGATCAGCGATATTAATGGCGCACCAAATAAACCCAATACTAATACTAAAATTAAAATTATTACAACATGAGATGAACAATGAAACTGTGATATTAATTATTTATGATTAGAAGTTTTTGGTGATAATTATAATCGTGATAACCTAATTGGATTTGCTATTAAAAATGATAAAGGTATATTTTATATTAATGTTGCTCATGCTACTAAGTGTCAATTTTTTCATAAATTTTTACAAGATAAAACGTTAACTAAAATTACTTGAGATTTAAAAAAAGTTATTAATGGTGCTTTAAGAATTGACTTAATTATTAATGGCATTATTTTTGACCATATGTTAGCAGCATACTTACTCTACGCAAATGAAAAAATTATTCCAGAAAATATTGCTACTATCCTTGGTTTAAACAATTTAACATCATTAAATAGCGATGATTTTTATGGCAAAGGTGTTAAGAAAACTATTCCTATTCAAGAAATGGCAATCGCACAATTTCTTGAATCGCATTTAAATTTTTTACAACAATCTTATACTCTCCTTATTAGCAAATTAAAAACCACTGATAACTGAGAATTATATCAAAACATTGAACTACCTGCTGGGTTTGCTTTAGCTGATATGGAACGTAATGGAGTAAATGTTGACCAGCAACAACTAACAATTTTAACTGACAAAACATTATTGAAAATTAAAGATTTAGAATTGCAAATTAAATCTATGGCGAAAAATGATTTAAACCCTAATTCACCAAAACAAATTAGTAGTTATTTATTTGAACAATTAAAACTACCTGATTACAAAAAAGGTAGTACCGCCTTTGAAGTATTAGTTTCATTGCAAGATATGCATCCCTTTATTAACATTTTATTAGAATACCGAAAATTACAAAAACTATATTCAACCTATTTATTTGGTTTACAAAAATATATTTTTCGCGATGGCAAAATTCATAGTATTTATAATCAAGTACAAGCAAGTACCGGCAGATTATCATCATTAGATCCTAATATGCAAAACATTAGTATTCATGATGAAGAACAACGAGAAGTTCGTAAAATCTTTATTCCTAATATCAAGGGTAATAAAATTTTATCATTTGACTACTCACAAATTGAATTGCGAATTTTAGCTCATATTAGTAATGATGAAAATTTAATCCAAGCCTTCTTAGAAAATAATGATATCCATACAGAAACTGCTAGCAAAGTCTTAGAAATTTCCAAAGAACAAGTAACCAAAGAACAACGTCAAAATGCTAAGGCTGTAAACTTTGGGATTGTTTATGGCATTTCTGGATTTGGTTTATCACAACAATTAAAAATTAGTGTTAAAGAAGCGCAAAACTTTATTAACAAATACTTTATGGTATTTCCTAACATTAAAGTTTATATTAACGATGTTATTGGTTTTTGTGAAACTAATGGTTATGTCCAAACCATTTTTAATCGAAGAAGAGCAGTTACTGAAATTGTCAATAAAAACAAAAACATTCGTGATTTTGGAAAAAGAATAGCTATGAATATGCCGATTCAAGGTAGTGCTGCTGATATTTTAAAACTAGCCATGAATAAAATCTACACAGAAATTTTAAACCACAAAATTAAAGCAACTTTAATTGCCCAAATTCACGATGAACTAATCTTTGAAGTAGCACTTGAAAATGTAGAAGAAGTAATTACGAAAGTAACAAATATTATGACTAATATTACTAAGTTAAAAGTACCCCTAGTAGTAAATAATAGTGTTGGTGATAATTGATTTGAGTTAAAATAA
- a CDS encoding ETX/MTX2 family pore-forming toxin → MFLTKTFLIVATTGALSSNVGISLSHSTTQITTINKIKTDAKIIDFNATMLEAFKTSFMFNHPTESQEIDSISDFKINNLSQSNIEIKKVGDQILDFDDNKFNFIGENEFMNNSNIEQTYQTTSFTKKLISEVGATTSLGISLGITKQINVFKTNAKISFDLTTSEKVSIEKDITVPTQSVRLSPHKKIKVHVFWGQTKFIQNLILKANISGKLVGFLHFKNSTLNQSFEVPISTAVYYLNLSNKCPEGISLDENTNIVNFNGIAQAWQSSVASSETVITDKEIDIPPTI, encoded by the coding sequence ATGTTTTTAACCAAAACGTTTTTAATTGTGGCTACTACTGGTGCTTTAAGCAGTAATGTTGGAATATCACTTAGCCACAGCACAACACAAATTACTACTATTAATAAAATAAAAACTGATGCTAAAATAATTGATTTTAATGCAACTATGTTAGAAGCTTTCAAAACTAGTTTTATGTTTAATCATCCAACTGAATCTCAAGAAATAGACAGTATTAGTGATTTTAAAATAAATAATTTGTCACAATCTAATATTGAAATTAAAAAAGTTGGTGATCAAATTTTAGATTTTGATGATAATAAATTCAACTTTATAGGTGAAAATGAATTTATGAATAACAGTAACATTGAGCAAACTTATCAAACAACAAGTTTTACAAAAAAACTAATTTCAGAAGTAGGTGCTACTACTAGTCTGGGAATATCATTAGGTATTACCAAACAGATTAATGTTTTTAAAACTAATGCAAAAATTAGTTTTGATTTAACTACTAGCGAAAAAGTGAGTATTGAAAAAGACATAACAGTTCCAACACAAAGTGTTAGACTATCTCCACATAAAAAAATAAAAGTTCATGTCTTTTGAGGACAAACTAAATTTATTCAAAATTTAATATTAAAAGCTAATATTTCTGGTAAATTAGTTGGTTTTTTGCATTTTAAAAATTCAACATTAAATCAATCATTTGAAGTACCAATTTCCACTGCTGTTTACTACTTAAACTTATCAAATAAATGCCCTGAAGGTATATCACTTGATGAAAATACAAATATTGTGAATTTTAATGGTATTGCTCAAGCATGACAATCAAGTGTTGCAAGTAGCGAAACTGTTATTACTGATAAAGAAATTGATATACCTCCAACTATTTAA
- a CDS encoding rolling circle replication-associated protein, translated as MNISYNFYVKKIFYACYVKNVVLPIDVLNNKRNENGIKNVGNDSKLRHNNVRTKSKLIQKALHNFYDAKVLSFLTLTYQQNETDIRKAKHDISIFFKRLKRWWNDPKRAKYMGELKYFYVYEYQKRGAVHFHIVFNRKIPYSMIFQWWPYSQKSGIKLIVVKKGTNEFVVKYLSKYVTKVQENIKSLNQKDVGVQAYSFSRNCKNPIIVRGVKNLLLQDLIKACEKAKEFYLFKTKKSEQGVTYLIGGSYDYNVTDDYFRDFQQYVSLESLRFRYWLKNKFNRNEILDFLYKVFDKSKIEKVFLQKRVLH; from the coding sequence ATGAATATTTCATATAATTTTTATGTTAAAAAGATTTTTTATGCTTGTTATGTTAAGAATGTTGTTTTGCCAATTGATGTTTTGAATAATAAACGTAATGAGAATGGTATTAAGAATGTTGGTAATGATAGTAAGTTAAGACATAATAATGTTCGTACTAAGTCTAAATTAATTCAAAAAGCATTACATAATTTTTATGATGCTAAGGTTTTAAGTTTTTTAACTTTGACTTATCAGCAGAATGAAACTGATATTAGAAAAGCAAAACATGATATTTCTATATTCTTTAAACGTTTAAAGCGTTGATGAAATGACCCTAAGCGTGCTAAATATATGGGTGAATTGAAGTATTTTTATGTTTATGAGTATCAAAAGCGTGGAGCAGTACATTTTCATATAGTTTTTAATCGTAAAATACCTTATAGTATGATATTTCAGTGATGACCATATTCTCAAAAATCGGGTATTAAATTAATTGTTGTTAAAAAAGGTACTAATGAATTTGTTGTTAAGTATTTAAGTAAGTATGTAACAAAAGTGCAAGAGAATATTAAGTCTTTAAATCAAAAAGATGTTGGTGTTCAGGCGTATTCTTTTAGTCGTAATTGTAAAAATCCGATTATAGTTCGTGGTGTTAAAAATTTACTTTTACAAGATTTAATTAAAGCGTGTGAAAAGGCAAAAGAGTTTTATTTGTTTAAAACTAAGAAAAGTGAACAAGGTGTTACTTATTTAATTGGTGGAAGTTATGATTATAATGTTACTGATGATTATTTTAGAGATTTTCAGCAATATGTAAGTTTAGAAAGTTTACGGTTTAGGTATTGATTGAAAAATAAATTTAATAGAAATGAAATTTTAGATTTTCTATATAAAGTTTTTGATAAAAGTAAAATTGAAAAAGTATTTTTGCAAAAAAGAGTTTTACATTAA